In one Acipenser ruthenus chromosome 10, fAciRut3.2 maternal haplotype, whole genome shotgun sequence genomic region, the following are encoded:
- the LOC117413403 gene encoding beta-crystallin A2-like yields MTTQQMEQTGQWKITVWEEENFQGKRCEFMMECQNIMERGFHKIRSVKVENGPWVGFEYPEYLGQQFILEKGDYPRWEAWSGNSGYRTEHMLSFRPIRCANHSDSKVTLYDCEDFQGRKFEMCDDYPSLQAMGWCSKEVPSIKVNSGSWVAYQYPGYRGYQYILERDRHNGEYRNYNEYSTQAHTNQIQSIRRIQH; encoded by the exons ATGACCACACAACAGATGGAACAAACAGGACAGTGGAAAATCACTGTATGGGAGGAGGAGAACTTCCAGGGAAAACGCTGTGAGTTCATGATGGAGTGTCAAAACATCATGGAGAGAGGATTTCACAAGATTCGCTCCGTCAAGGTGGAAAACGGCCC CTGGGTAGGATTTGAATATCCTGAGTACCTGGGCCAACAGTTCATTCTGGAGAAAGGTGACTATCCTCGCTGGGAGGCTTGGAGCGGGAACAGCGGTTACAGAactgaacacatgctgtccttcCGACCAATCCGCTGTGCT AACCACAGTGACAGCAAGGTGACTCTGTATGACTGTGAGGATTTCCAGGGTCGCAAGTTTGAAATGTGTGATGATTACCCTTCTCTGCAAGCCATGGGATGGTGCAGCAAGGAGGTTCCTTCCATTAAAGTCAACTCGGGGTC ttggGTAGCTTACCAGTACCCAGGATACCGTGGATACCAATACAtcctggagagagacagacacaatgGAGAGTACAGAAACTACAATGAGTACAGCACCCAGGCTCACACCAACCAAATCCAATCAATTCGCAGAATCCAGCACTAA